The following is a genomic window from Lysinibacillus sp. JNUCC-52.
GGGTAGGGAACATTCCTTTTCGATTCATACTTTTAGGGAATAAATCCAACTGCGCAATACTAATCGCATTTTCGGCAGATTTAATATCTAGTTCTTTTTGGCCTTTTAGATCATAAGGTTTTAACCACTCTTTTTTTAACATCAGTTCAGAAATTTCAAAGTATAAATCAACCATGACATCCAGCTGAGTTTTCAGGATTTTCTGAAGAGTAGGGGAAGCTGTTTCTGTTAAAGCAATTGAAAGATTTCTAATACCCGTCTTGGTTGTTAGTAAAAACTCAAGAGCAACCCCCGAATCAGTTAGTTCAGGCATTCCAATTGAATTTATAGGATCTAAATAGTCTTCCATACAATTGTCCTCCTAATATTCTAATTCAGATTTAGAGTAGAGTTTAACCATAGCAGTGAGTGCTGGGGTAGATAATTTTACATTTTTGACCAATAACGCTCTTAAATCATCATCAAAAACTACACCTTGACTTAGCTTTGATTTAAGTAAACTAGTTGTCATAAAGTTAATGACTTCATGAAATTCCATTGTTTCATGAAGTGCTAATTTTTTCTCAAACACGTAATTCGCACCTCCAGAATTTTCTTTAAAAAGTCTACCCTGTAGCAATTTGATTTATACAAATTCGCCTTAGAGATTAAATTTTCTTTCTAAAACTATGTTGATTGCCAGAAAATTAAGGGGCGGTTTTATCAAGATAAATGGATGAAAAATCAAAGAGAACTCTGATTTGAAATTGAATTTCCTCCGTTATTTTCATTCTACACATATTCTCTTAATATTTGATGAAAGAGTTACTCTGTTGAACTATCTAAAGCCAGACTTACAACTATTGGAGGAGATTTTTTAATTGAAGAAATGAATTGTCAAAACAACGTTCTCTAATGAAAGTGAGGATAGGATACATACTTAAAAGCCACAAAACGAAGTTTTTAGTTATTGCATTAAAGGGCGCGATTCCGTAATTAGAATAAGCGCTTGTTTTCATTAAAAGGCCATGAATTAAAATAGGTTCTCAAAAGAAAGTATATAAATGTTAATTTCTATAAACTATTAAGAGTGATAGGGGAGAAATAGACGGCTTATGCTGTCAATTCGCTAAAATTAAATAGGAGGGGAAGTAACATCTAAAAGGATTGATATGTATGAGCAAATTGAAACAAAGTTTTGTGAAATTAAATAAAATTGATATGTTTTCTCCGTAATAATATAAAGCGCTTCTATATAATCATAAAAGATAAGGGAGAAATAGACATTTTATAATTTAATAATACATTTGTAAAATACTATTAAATACATTTAAAACATAATTTTGTTCTATGTTTGAAGAAAATTCTAGATACTAAGACTGTAATGAAATCTATCTGTAGTGCCGTATCTAGTATTTTTATAATTCACAAAACCATTTACACCTGCTCCCGAACCACTAAAAGTATTAGGTATTACAAATTTACTAAAACCAGTTGCCATTGAATAAAATCCTATAGGATTCGTCCAAGTGTTTATCCCCGTGGTTTCAGTCTTTGAATATGGTGTGCCATCTATTAAGTAGCCAGAACCATGGGATCTTGCCTCACTTGTAATTGAAGTTATAGTAGTACGAGCAACATTAACTGATGGTGTTAACTTATAAAAGTTTAATCTATAAGCACTAGTGCCATTCACCACTATTTTGTAATAATTAAGTTCTACTTTAATACTAACTTTTCCATCTCCAGAATATTCAGTTTTTGAACCACCTGTTGGATTAGACACACTTGCTAAAAGGGGAGTTCTTATTGTATTTTCAATTTTTGAAGCATCTGTTTGATTTGAAATATTTGTTAAAACTGTAGCGCTCTTCGAATATTCAGTAACCTCTTGACCATCTTCCATTGTTATTATACTTAATAGTTTAGTAATTTCAATAATTTGTCTTTCATCTTCACTGTTTTCCTTTACTTCTACTGTTGTGTAATCATTATTCACTAAATGACCTTCTAATGCTTGTTCTATCAATAAATCATCGGATATTTGATATCTAGAAAATTCCTCCACTTTTAGTACACTAGATGAAGAGTCAATTTGAGAATCTGCAAAGGTACTTGAACTAAAAGATAGAAACACTACTAAAATTAAACTTGAAATGAACGATAAAAGTAATTTCATATGAAAGTTCCTCCTTTAATAAAAACTAATTCTCACCTTATCTTAATATTATTTATAATTAGACATTAAATTTTATGTTTCCTCTAATTCTATTGTATTATTTTTATCAGGGGAAAACATATTATTTAAGAGAGGTGTAGTCATGGAAAACAAAAAACGCAATGTACGCAATGATGATAATAATTGGATTCCAGAAAGAAATATAGTGAAAGGATTTACTTTCAAAGGATTCCTAATTTTTATCATTATATTGATTATTGGATCGCTTGTTAATTATTTTTTAAAACAATAATTTTTTGATTATACATTTACATCTTTTTACTCTTATAGAGATTGTTTTTACCACTAATGGAACAGTGCTATTAAATCCTTGTATGTAATGAATAGGCTCTAAACTGTAAAATTGTTTAAATCCTCATATAAATTGGAAACTATCTATAAAATTTACAAAAAATATGATATACTAATTTTGTTTTACAAAAAACAAAGAGGAGGGGAAGTAACATCTAAAAGGTGTGATATGTATGAGCAAATTGAAACAAAGTTTTGGAAAATTAAATAAAATTGATATGTTTTCTCCGTATTTCTTTTTGCCATTTATTTTACTGTTATATTTTTTTATCAGTTTATTTGATTGGCATAAATTTGAACAATTCGGTATACATGTATCTATATGGCCAGCTGTTATTTTAGCTGTTGTTTGTTATTACATAGGTGTATTAATAATCGATAAACTGGATTGGACAATTCCATCATTTGGATTGTCGTTTTTAGGGAAATATGTCGTTCATTTTATAGCTGTCTTGACAGTGCTTGGGCTCGGCTCCTATTTAATGATGATTTTTAGTGGTAACTTAGGAATTACGGATGAAGCAAACCGCCGTAATTTAGATCCAAAGTTAAACTTCTTTAGCCAATTATTATGGTTCGGTGTGTTATTGCTTTTGTCCTATAAAATGATTTTGGAGAAGACGATGACATGGAAAAAGGCAATCGTCTATGGTTCGATTTTTGCGGTTGTCATGTTTTTATTTCTATTAATGGGTTATCGTACGCCGCTTATCATTATGTTATTTACAGGCATCATTATTTTCCACTATGTTGTAAAAAGAGTGAAATTAACTTGGTTTTTAACAGCATTGGTCGTAATTGGTGTAGCATTCTCATTGTTTGGATTTATACGC
Proteins encoded in this region:
- a CDS encoding spore coat protein, producing MEDYLDPINSIGMPELTDSGVALEFLLTTKTGIRNLSIALTETASPTLQKILKTQLDVMVDLYFEISELMLKKEWLKPYDLKGQKELDIKSAENAISIAQLDLFPKSMNRKGMFPTPPKK
- a CDS encoding spore coat protein yields the protein MFEKKLALHETMEFHEVINFMTTSLLKSKLSQGVVFDDDLRALLVKNVKLSTPALTAMVKLYSKSELEY
- a CDS encoding oligosaccharide repeat unit polymerase, with amino-acid sequence MSKLKQSFGKLNKIDMFSPYFFLPFILLLYFFISLFDWHKFEQFGIHVSIWPAVILAVVCYYIGVLIIDKLDWTIPSFGLSFLGKYVVHFIAVLTVLGLGSYLMMIFSGNLGITDEANRRNLDPKLNFFSQLLWFGVLLLLSYKMILEKTMTWKKAIVYGSIFAVVMFLFLLMGYRTPLIIMLFTGIIIFHYVVKRVKLTWFLTALVVIGVAFSLFGFIRVLTEDTSIEFNKREQPDVELTAEERDKLLTAEQKVNLVPKWVRALNAEAVTSHIVLSTIIEYTKEEDYLKGEIHKGIFSTILPGEQISPRMKVTEVVNSITSERGVNVTREQRTTTPTFIGQLFLDGGYLLVAIGFLLYGVLISLVYNKVKQNGIRSFHTVAYAFIITVFTVSMHTGLLDLIFVLMLGFVIIASSIMTTDKRRLS